The window ACTACCAACGTAAGCAATCATGCCGCATAATCATAGGCTTAATGTCAGTAGTCATGCATTGATCCCTTCCTGAATGTTATTTCAAAACATTACTAGTCACAGAAGAACTGCATGCTTGCTTGACAAAAATCAGTACAATATACTGCTTTTCTCTacaataatactccctctgtcccaaaataagttaacttagtacaaagttgtactaaggttaagacacttattttgagacgaagggagtaacatatatgtacaGCTAGCTCTTTGCaaagaaaaaacaacaaatgaAACAACGTCCCTTGTTGAAAAGGACGAGAGTAGCATAGAACTAAAACATGTACTGTATTTAGTAAGAAAACTTGAACATTGTTTGGTAAATTGCCAACGAGTCATTGACAGAGAGTGTCCACTATATCAGATGACTCCTATTCGTGTGTATATACAATTACGCCTAGCAGGTTTAAGAATATATGGATTGAACTTGCTGAAATTGTCTCCATGGTTTAGAATTCGTCAATCAGATGATGTAGTCTCCAACGCAAGGCCTTCATTACTTGTAGATTCAACTTTTGATCTCTTGGACGAGGAAGCCAAAGGCAAAACGGTTGCTGCATAACGAAAACCAGTGCCTTATACTGACTGTCTTGTTGAGACGACCACCACCATCAATATGCCTAAAGGCACAAGAATCATTAGAAATAAATCATGAGCCCATAAATTTTCTTGGGCCTAAATGTCAATCTATCAATGCTAGTCTGGATATTCAAGTAATGGAAAAGTACAAAAATAATCACGTGTTGAAATATACAGCTTACAACTGCACAATAGCTATAAACGAATGCCTATGGCAGTCGAGGTAAAAAGTCGGGAAGAAGAAATTAATCATGGCCAACCCATGCGTGCGACTCATGTGAAGCGTGGGAAAAGGACCAGTTTCATGCACCAACAAGGGGGAAAAACGGCGGGTGAGGTAACTTTATGGTGCATCAAAGGTGTTGTGAGATAAATAATGCCTGTTTTCTAACTTTTTTGGAaacaatcccacttgcctgaccacCGAAAGATAAAAAGGATATTCGCGTAAATTCATGGCAAATAAATAGTGGCTTCTTTCCGACCATTTTTTAGTTAAGGACGGTTCCCATGAATCAGTTATAAACGTCTTATCCTGAAAAGAAACAGGTGACTACGACCATCCAAGTGAACTATGTATATATGTTGTATCTACAACATTTAATCTGATCATTTTGTGGCCTAATTGTCTAACAAGTTGCTTTGTGGACTAATCAACCTCATTTTGATCAACGAAAAAGTTGAAACTTCGCGCTCATTTTGGCTGCCTACAAACCAGGTAAGCAAATTTTCATGTAATAAAACAACACTTCACAATTACTTTAATAACTATACTATCAGGTGGTAATATACATCTTTAACTGAATCAGCAAAGTATTAGCTTATGTATCGTGCCACATAACTGATGTTGTGCAGACAACATGCTTGATTCTTACCAATTACCATAATTGCCAAGCTTACACAACTTTTTTAGAGAACTCACCATTTGGACTACCTAGTTCATATAACTAAATTTCTGATCACCAGACCGATTTCAGTGTCAGGTACGTACATCACTATGCGAAAGCACAACACCATCCAGTGCCATAAGGGCCCCATGGGTAAGCAATCTGGAACACAATTACAAACACACTTACAAGACACAATCTTCAAGCCAATAAAACTAGCAAGAAGGGTGAACCTCACTTCCCTGAAAAGAGATTGCTTCAGTGTGTCGGCACCTGTTTCTAGTACCACTCTTTCCATTCCAGAACCTAATGCAAACTGGATGGACTGGAGCACGCAATGGCTTCTACATAATGAGTGTTAGATCCATACCTGCATCCAAGATTGTCCCATGAAggtcacgattgcaaaaggcccacCCTCCATTACTAGTAGCCTCATGAAGGAACCATTATCTATATTGATATTCATCCAACAAGGAACGTGAATTTTTTTGTTCAAATCTTACCATAGCAGAGATTTTCAGTTTGCCTGGGTTCTCCAAAAATTGTTCTACCAGACTTGCAACATTGACACCACAGCAGCAGGTAACACTGAATTCTCTCCTGCATTGAAAATCATTGTGAGCAGATCAAATGTTCCAGAGTAGCCGTACAACGTTGAGTGTTTTGCATTTGGTGCCTGAAACAGCAGAAAATATTCCGTAAGTATCCCAAAAAGGGTACTGAAAATGGAGTATATGAAGAGAGAAATATAATAAATATATAAATAACCAAAGGAAGCACATAAAAGAATGAGAATCTATATACCTAAACAGAAGTATATTTCATAGAAAAAATGGGTATAACCACAGTTGTTTGATCAGTTTAAGCTCATAGTAGCTGCTACTTTCACTAAACTGACCGAGAATGCTTGGTTCTCAAATGAAAATGACACAGGCTAATATTCGAAACTCCAACAACACTCTTCAGTGCAAATGTATCAGCATTAAATTGGACCACTCACCCGCACCAATTCAGTTCAAGTGGTTTGAAAAGATGTTGTCAATtggaacatactccctccgtcacataatataagagcgtttttgacactacactagtgtcaaaaatgatcttatattatgggaaggagggagtaagTTTTTTTAGCTTTTCATATATTGCAGTTATAATCTTTTCAATGCATACCTGATTAGTTTTATGAAGTATTAGGGACTAAAATCTGAGTAACCACCAGAGATAATGTATAGAATTTGGTAATTACGAAGTGGATTATCCCTCTCGATCAACTCATCAGATAACTTGTCCACATCAAGCAAATGAAAAACTTAAGTCACCAAATATTTACAGATCAAGAAGTGGGATGAGACCTCAGAGGACTGAATGAGCAACCCATGATGCACCTTTGTACTCATCCCCAAATCGGCTTACATCCCAACTTCGTGTACCCTCAAATCGATATTTTACATGGTTACACATTCCAATGTAATGTGGAGGCCATGAATAAAATGCTAATGGATTTCTCCGATAACTTTTCTAATTAGTTTTTCAAGTCATTTATCAGGCAATATGTTACAGAGTAGTGCCATTTAGTAGCAGACGAGCTTCCACGTCACAGAGCGTAGGAATTGTATGGAAACACTGCTCTATATCAGCATGGCCTGGAATAAacatgttatggcgctgctagaaggagggcgcgagagggccggccgggggccttttttctcacggccgggcaagagggaagggatttccttcttaattcttgcttgattagattgatacatcttttctctttatatagagaggtttacttgactcccaagcaaggcttacttgacccctaagcaagcgacccttatctctaattaaccctaagactaacgaggcccattaggcccattacgtactctaacactacatcccacttggacatgcagcttgtcctcgatctgcagcctaaccaacttataaccatgactcgatgcaacacaaacctaacacctaaaaaataagccttttacatctcggcttatgttattactctcaacctgaaatagactgtgacgctttattttggacgtgcacgtgtacagccacctggatcccatggacaccacctggacaaaaggagtgcatgtgtatggctgTTGGTATGCATTGcacagggaagagtggagggcCTGTGATGGAGAATGTCGAGAaggggtgcgcccccctccccCAACCACCGATGTtgcagactttgaggtcgctgcccaCGAGGAAAACAGCATGCTCGCCGCCAGAGGGGGAAACCACATGCCCAAGATCTCCAACGCagcggacgagatcgaggtcctttgcgcagcgaagggcaacttgaaggagcggcagctgcagaccacacatctcccgcacacgccgacgcgctaggaggccgcgcgcagcagcctgcagcctcaccgccgccgacacgtggcgggtagcgattcaagacggaagcggtgacggcgacggcagggacttgatctgctggatgtggACGCCCAAGGATGGCGGCGGCGCTGATGGGAACGAGGTCGTCGCACTTCCGTCGTAGGGCATCTCATACTGGGCGGTGGAGCTTACCGACGGTGGCTGCTGCAGCTGCAGCAGCTGCTGCACTGTCACGCCGGGCAGCGGCAACGGATGCTGTGTTGGAGCGAtgggcgcggcggaggccgccaggagcggtggctaccactgcagccagggctgggcggtggtggtgatggatggcagctgcagcggcctggcgagcgcggcgaaggccgcctggtgcggcggctgccacggcagccacggCGGCGCGGGGGTGGCGATGGACGGCGCAACTGCGTGCGGCTCGTAGGACCCGGCCAAGGACAGgtggatctcctggaccgcctgggTTAGGTCCCGCAACACCCCGGACACCTCCTCCCAGGTGAGGACGGCGGGGGCGGGCGCGACAGAGGATCCCGGCGCGGCCAGGAGCGGGGCGACGATCGTGGTGGTCGCCGGAGGTGACCAGGTGACCGGCAGCGGAAGAGACGGGCTTGGtggcggtgaagacatgatcgaaccgaagctagctgataccaaatggttacggcgctgctagaaggagggcgtgagagggccggccgggggcctttttgcccacggccgggcaagagggaagagatttccttcttaattcttgcttgattagattgatacatttcCTCTTTTTATATagtgaggtttacttgactcccaagtaagcttacttgacccctaatcaagcgacccttatctctaattaaccctaagactaacgaggCCCActtggcccattacgtactctaacaaaaCAGCAGACTGAGCATTAGAAAGTGGTCCTAAGAAAAAAACAATCACAAACAAGCATATACTGTAAACTTCAAATAACCTCTTCAGGTAGGACATTCAGTCTATGATCTATTCAGACTGCAGACTCGACAGAAATCGAACACCGATTTAGCAATTTGGGAAGAACCGGCTTGCAAGAAGTTGCATTAGACCTTCTCCCGTTGTTtcagaaaaaaaaaaggaaaattgGAAGAACACAACGAACAGAAACAAAGTGAAAATTGATTGGAACTTGCACTCCCGTGCGCTCCCCGCCTGCGCCCTTGCAGCTTCCTCCAGTGGAAATTAGAACAGAAACGAACAAAATTGAAGAGGAAATTAAACGACGGGATCGGGATTGCTCACATCCTCCCGTGCGCCAGTTGCTATCTCGTGGATTCCTCCATTGGCAGATGAGTATTAATACTACACACATGAAGACACACTCAAACCCACGCACCACACTCAGAAACGGATCTGAAACACAAGCTGCACCTCAAATGGCTGGCCATGGCTGCTGCCACTCTCCACAGCCAGGGGACTGCACGGGCTTCACCCCGTTGGCACCCACTTTCCACGCCTCCTCGTTCGCGCAAGCTACTGCCCACTTCCCAGGAAGATTCTTCTCCGTTTTCTGCCTGGACAGCTGCAATTGCGGGCAGAAAACGCGAGACACTCGATCGGTCAGaaaatcaaaaaagaaaaagatCCTGTAAAAATACGTTGGACTCGGTACGGCACCTGCACACACCCACCGCAGAGCCGCCGCGACAGCCACATGAGGTCCGCCCGCTGACATCAAGCCAGCCGCCGAGCACCACACCGCCCGACCTGCCCGCCGACCAGAACGCCAGCCGCTCACCGCATCGTCCGAGTTAGAACGGGGAGTGGGCCATCGGCACCTAGCAGTATTGCTGAGCACCTCCGAAGAATCGCCGccgagcagatccatcagccgctcGCCACGCACTAATCCCGGTGGAGACTCGATTTTTTTAGAATGTGACGGGAATGGGAAGTGGGCTCCCCTACTGATCCGAAAGAAATATTGCCAGGGTACCAGGAGAATTTTACGGCGGTAGAGCGGTGTCTTGGCTTGGTTGAACCAGCCCGCGTACGTGTTGGCCAATCGACCAGGGTGATGAATAAGTTATTTTTCATCCTGGGTTAGTAATAGACTttctatatatatagagagagaggggCCCGCTAAAATGAGCCTGGGCGCATTCTACATATTCTGCGCTCCGATGCACCCGCGTGCGAGCGTGCAACGCCGTTCAGTTAATTAACCATCAAAAGAAAACAAGACATCTGGTCCGCTCCACTCCTGCCTGCAAACTGAACGTAATTACGATAGTAGTATATGGTAATCCAAAATGACACTTTTACGAGGACTTACATTCGTGGAACGGTAGTAATCTGAAGTAGTAGACAATTACCATATGTCTCCATTAAAAATATTACTGTACTAAGTAATTTCACTCTATCCGATACGTTCCTGGAAATCACCCACATGCGCGCACATGAACCATAGTAATCTCGTTTCCCTGTCGTAACAAGATTACCATTGTCCCACGAAAATAATACATTACCATCCAATTGTTTCTTTACGGGCATTACCATCTAATTGCTGGTTCTTTACGATGTGCCCAAAATATTATGAGATGGTCCGATTAGGTTGGGTGGGAGACCAGATGGTGCAGTGACAACCTTTTGAATTACAATTATTATATCTACTGGAATATTTACTACTCGTAGTTTGCTAAAGAAAACGCTAATTAGGCAAGTGGGGAAACGGTGATTACAATTATTTTTACTTACTATTATTTTTTGCCTCTAATTTTTAGTACTCATACTATTATTTTTTGCCTCTAATTTTTAGTACTCATCCATTTGCATCTTTGTTTTAGAAAATATCTCAGCCTTATACATTTACATGAAACTAAAATTTGCCTTTGACAAGACTGAATTGCCATTACTATCTATATGCACATTAGCAAGTAATGGTAATTGGCTTTGTAGGGAGCAGTGACACAAACACCCTCAAGTGAAACTCTAAAAATATTTACCATCAAGTGCGTTGTCCATGAAGAAAGTAAAATTATCGTCCAATTTTAGTATGTGTTCCACATACCTCACGACACACACATCCATTAAAACTAGATTCGTTTACTAGTTCGATCTTGAGATATGCACATGTATAGACTAGTGTCATTTATGATTGATGAAGAAAAATTACTATTAAATTTACGAACGAAAATAATCATTTACTAGAAGCAATGTCTTTCTTATTGTAGCATTACATGTGAAAAAAAATAGTTTAGCATTGGAGGACGGAGCAGTGTTGAGTAGTGGTCAGTAACAATTTTAATTCAATACTATGCGTTGCCAAAACTTTACCATTACCAGTGACGGACCAGCGTGGGATCCGATAAAGTTTCTAATCTTGTTACTATATAAGATGGCTTTTTTACCAGCATTACCAAAGTAGTGATCAAACGTCACAAGGCGGTGGTGCACTATGGTCCTAGTAACGGATTTTAATCCCATTaccatatacttcctccgttccgatttactcatcgtggttttagttcaaagaaGGAGTATATGCTAGCCTTTTATGATCATTAGCTATACTAgtaaagatgcccgtgcgttgcaacgggaaaacgcAACGTTCAAGATGTGAGAACAAATATGATAAAGACAGAAGTACCCTCGGGAGCTCTTGAGCCGAATCTTCGCAAGCCTATCTTTTGACATGGCATTAGATtcgatattcataatattgaaattcAGTATTATCAGAATACAGGCCCTACCCTTGAATTTACAAGATACCCTTTTTTCCTCTCCATGGGATTACATCCCGAGTTATTGTGAAAATAAAAACTAAACAGGTTATGGAAGTCAATATTCTCGCATTTATTGCTACTACACTGTTCATCTTGAGATTTGGGTCTACTATTCATCCGGAGTGAGGTTATATGTGGGGATTTGGGCTGGGTTTTAGGGATTCCCGGATAGCCTGGACATCTACGACCCATTTGGGGAGCTCGTCCGGGTCACCGGGCCGTCGGCCCGTCTAGTTTGGGTAGTCCGGCTGTAAAATGCTCTATTGTGATCGAGACATAAGAACCCTTCATGAATTCTCAAGCCGAATCTTCACAGTCCTATCTTTCAACATGGCGTTGTCTGCACCATCAGATTTCCTTGTGTTTCAGAATCAAAATAACTATGGTGAAAACTACATAATTTGTACAGAAAAATTATTTCAATTTATTTGAAACTAAAATACCGTGGTACATGAAAAAACTATCAAGTGTGAGCGCAAAATATCGTACACACAGAAAGGGAACCTAATACTAATGTTGTTCCCAGTATATGATCAGACCATCTCATCGAGTACACTGTGTGTTCTCTCTCTGGATGCAGGTGAGACAAATGTTCAAGTTCATATATAGATTTTATATTGGAATTGATGTATACAAAGCTGTGCTATGCATTTTGGTTGCACTGAAAGAGGGATCACAATTCTGCTATATACGTTGCCATTTTCGAATTCAATTTCAAAGAACAAATCACATATTGAAGTACATCTTTGCACCCAAACCGTACACGTTCCAGTTGTGGAATTCAGAAGGCTACGGACAAACAAACACAAATTAACCAACACCCGTTTTACTGAATCAATCAACACAAGCTGGCCATGCTACATATAGGACGGAATAAGATCAGTTACGTGGGGATCGCCCTGGTGACACACAAATACATAACCTtggtcaggaggcccatgatgtGGTGGCCCTTGCCGTGGAGGAACATGTACACCACTGCACCTAGGAGTCACTCCATCACATCAAGTGCCACGCATCCAACATAAAAAAGGTAAGTGCCATACATTCAATATCTTTACCCTGAAACCAAAATTTCATCATGTGAAATACATTGTCACTGTATACTTTGTAAAAGCGGATTGGCCATTATCATATGGTTCACCGAAAGTAAATTTGAAGGATTGTAACTAATTTGTTAGAATTGAACTTTTCTTTTATCAAAAGCCAGAGAATTCCAACATTACAAAGATGCTTGGGGAATTCACTAAGTTCGAAGATGTAACATAAATGTCCTAAGCAATTCAAAGGGGACCAAGTTGGATATTACCATTACAGTATACAATTAATTTTGAGTGATAAATGTCAAGCAGAATAACATATGAACTACCTAGATCAATATACATGAGTGAGCTGTTAAAAAACATTCTGAATTCCATGAAAAGATCATTTTCATTGTATATGGGAGAATATCATTAGGTAATTTAGCTTTTATTGTGGATAATAGCAAGCATGCATTCACCACAGTGGATATTTTTCACTTTAGCTTATAGGTAACATGTATGATGGAAAGAGGACAAATGTTGCAAGGCCTTGGGAGGAAAAGAAGTTTCATGTGTGTGATGACACTTCTGGCATGATCTTTATTTTCATGCTCCTAGGTCAATGAAAACTATGCAGCAAAGATGGACTTACCATGCAACACGGAAGCAATCAACATTGTATCTCAAAAAAAAATCTTTTATAATAAAAAATCTCAAAGGACAATaaggtacttcctccgtcccacaatataagatgtttttgcaagctaacatagcttgcaaaaacgtcttatattatgagagAGGGAGTATTAAATTGGTGAAGATTTTATGAAGAGAAACTCAACATAAAAAGTTATTACTCCAGTTAAATGTCGGGGAAATCTGAGGAAATAAGTTGTTAAATGTACACCGCAAAATGTACCAATGTGCTTAAAAAGAAGTAATGAATGCTTGCTATATACTCCATGCTATAGCATGCCACAACTGCATATAGTTCTTAATCCATGCTATATTGTCTTCTATAGGTGGATGAGCATGATGCTCCAGGCCAGTACCAAACGACAAAAAAAAAGTTCACGTTTGAGTAAAACAACTACTGGCTAATCTGTATTCATAGGTGCAGTCCTTGTTCTGGAGTGTAGAAAAGAGCCACTGTTTATTaactttatttcctaaaaaataatATACTATTAAACATATTCTCTTGGAGCATGCATGAGAAGCATAGACTACACCCTGATCAATGATTTCGAAACATATTTCTTTGGGCATCTCAGTTCATAATAACACAAACCTGAAAAATAATAAATTCTGAAATGTTCAGTGCACTACTATGCCAGAATGGTTAAAGAACGTGCATACCGGCAAAGTAGAATATATATAGCTCTCTATAAACCTGGAAGAACAATAATTTTGAAGGCTCGAAGGTAAAACTGAGCTTGAATTAATATATTAATTATTAAAAATCAAGAAGATGAGAGGGGAAGAGAGAAAATAATAGAACAGTACTATGCGAACGACAAAACTGCGTTCAATATATGGCCGACACACTGTGGCCACCATCGGATGTAGTTGGCCAACACTTCTACCCCCCTCAATTTGAAAAAGTGGCAATTGTTCAATTTATTGCAACACAGGTGCACATGAAGAAGAAAGAACTAAGTCAAGAAAACAGAATGCAACACAGGTCACAAGAAAATCTTCTAAGTAACAGATGCAGGGCTGCACTATGGTTCCGTAGCATATTTACTGTACCTCACATATTCTTTTTAGTATTCACTGCAATCACAAGGTCTCCGAATTTCGGGTGCAATTTACATTACTTGAAATTTGAAATAATTTATTAGCATGCCACAAACTACTAAAAAATTAGTCACTTGGACAATTCACCAGATccaaaattaaaatatatattcagaACATAAAACTTCACACTGGAAGACAGTTGAGAAATCAACTGATACTAAGAAATGAACACAGCAAAGGGTATATATATTTTACTACAAACCACAACATGATGCGGATCATCACTACCAAAAGAAAATGGGCATTGTCATGGATAGAGGTAGGATAACCAATTTCATTGGGAAAAAAGGAGGTAGGATAACCAGTTGCATACATTGCCACCAGCTGCCACTACTAAACATTTCAGAAGCTCCTTGCCAGGCTTAGAATGCTGGCACCCAGAAACATAAGGCAAAATTACATAATAAAACAGACAAAGTAGTTGATTTAAAGACCAGATTCTTAAGGCAACTTTAGATGGTGTTCCACGAACCTGGTCTTGAGGCACAAGAACACAGTTCAACGCCCTCAAAAGATGCCGGGGACAACGGTCTGATGGCGTACAGTCTACCATTTGCTATTTAGTGGCGAGTTTCAGTTGGTGAAACAAAAATCACATGGCAAATCCAGTGTAATGATTAAGCGTATTTGTGATGATGGACTAAAGGTGTGCAAGTCTAAGCTGCCCCAAAAGGAGCCAAGCCGGCCTAAATATGGTTCGCTGCATAATGTGCAACAGTGCCTCAAAAAGGTTAAGAAAATTATGTGCACCGTTGCACCGCAAAGAGACCTTGTTGGAAACTGAGTTGTTAAAGAAAAGTGTGAGAAGAAGCCAGAAAAGTATTTCTGTCCATGATTAAAGGAGATACTTAGTCCAGGAAATGTACTACTGTTGTTCTTTGACGCTTTGTTCATGCCTCGGGCTGGGACACGTGTGGACTTTGTGCCTTCTCAGAAACCATTGCACGTTTTGTGGATATGTCATGAATGGATAACATAATTTTAAGAGCTCCTTAATATCTAGGAATACCAGATTGTACTCTTTAGGTAATGCCTGAAATTCTTACTGTTTCCTAAGCATCCCAGCTGCGGACTATGTTAGTTTAAGAGTAGAGTAGAGACCGATGTTATTTACCTACTACAAGCATCCCAGTTGGCAAAGACAATCCTAAGCAGATTTAAGGAGTAATGAAACCCGAGCAGAATAGAATTAGTCTCTAAATGAAGAAGAAAACAACACATGTAATACAACATATAAGGCATCCCCAGTGTAATGATTAAATAGGTGAAATATTGATCAAGTAGGAAAACAGGGTGATACCGTCATATTCTCAGTCTTTGATTTCTATACCAACAGTCCTGGGCAATgacatctaaggttttgagacatgaATGACTACTGATGCTGGTTCGCCACTGATTCGTGTTCCAAAACAAATTAGACAGAACAACTACATATGAATTATGCCGACCAGGCAGCCATGTGATATATGACAGATTCTTAGCTTGTTGTCATACTTTGTCGAGCAATCCAGTACATTTTGTCCCTACAAATCCTAGCTTTCCAGGAGCACAGATTTGCAGAACTTTTACTCAAAGTATCTTGCGTTATTATTCAGAATATGACACTTGAGAAATCATATACATTGATGCTAGAGCTGGCATGATGTCCAGGCAGGAAAGTAACGTAAGTAAAGAAAACTAAATGTTGCATGCATGTTTCCAACTAAGTGCACTTCCCAGATTCTAGGGAAGATAAATAACATTGAAATCGATACCACTACAGTGACATTTCATCAGATGCTACTCCCCAAATATACCGACCATGTAGATATTCGCCAAACTGAAATTGTGAGTAATCTGAAGTAGcaccaatttttcagaaaaaataaactgaaaCAGGGGTAGATCTGAGGGGGGCAAATCAGTAACATTCATTATATAGCAGTGCAAACATAGGAAAATCGGTTGAATTCATCGATCATACAGTGGTGCACCAACTACAGTAACATCAAAAACAACTACTGTGAGGAACACAGGCACCACAAGTTCACAACCAAAGCAGCAGGGCTGTTTTTGAGGGGGGGTCGAGGCATTACATACCTCTGGTGACAACCCATTGATGAGATCGCTATTGACGCCTTCCTCATAAGATTAGCCTTGTCCAGTGGTTGTGGTCGTGAACTCGTGATAACATGGAACACCAAAGTAAAAAAAACAACAGAAAATTACCTTCGGTCTATTGGGTCAATTGACCGACAGTTGGCATTCAAACGGCTGTACCAGTAGTATTTctcaaagaaataaaaacctactaTGTAATGCAATGTAGCATAAATGGTGGTGGATTCACAGAAGGCATCAGTCACTACTAAATGTTTTTTTCAGCATGCTCATTACTAAATGCTTGTGCGAGGTTCCTGCACAAGGTTTATTCTAGTAAAGCTTGCAGGTCTTGTGTTATTCTATCCACCACAATTCCAGAACAGTGACAATCACACAGAAATAGGTGCTGAACCATCCTTCGTTACATTACTTATTTATTAGATTCAGATCGGATAAGTAACAATGACAGTCAACCAAATAACATTCCTAAATTATGAAGACTAACCTGAAACTGTTTTTAGATGAGCTAACCTGAAACTTTTAAGCGGATCTGAAACTAACCTGAAAGGAAAGATATATGGGGTGGAGCTGGTGGCGTGGAGGTTGGGCCTGATCCTGCCTTGGAGGGAGAAGACGATCGGACGAGCTCTCCTCACTCCACCGCAGCCGGCGTCGTGCTTCCTCGACTCCGCTCCACGAGCGCGGGGTGGTGTGGCCGATGTAGGAGAGGAGACGGGATGGAGGTGGGGGAGCTGATAAACGGCTGCGGCGCCCAATCCTATTTCGCTAGAGAGAGGCGTGGGTCGGGAGAGGGGGCAAACACTCGCCGGGGTCGGCCGGCGGCCGGCGCAGCACCGGATCGAGCGTCGCCGGGGTTGGTCGCCGGCTGAAATCGGGAGGCGTGGGAGAGCCCGTGCTTTTTTTTTTCCTTGTGGGCCGCGGGTTCAATATTGGAAACTACAGGGGGAGTTTAGAAAACAGCCTGAACGAAACGTTTTCCTCACTT is drawn from Triticum dicoccoides isolate Atlit2015 ecotype Zavitan chromosome 6B, WEW_v2.0, whole genome shotgun sequence and contains these coding sequences:
- the LOC119321471 gene encoding uncharacterized protein LOC119321471; the encoded protein is MDEKGKKKARALPRLPISAGDQPRRRSIRCCAGRRPTPASVCPLSRPTPLSSEIGLGAAAVYQLPHLHPVSSPTSATPPRARGAESRKHDAGCGGVRRARPIVFSLQGRIRPNLHATSSTPYIFPFSSRPQPLDKANLMRKASIAISSMGCHQRVKILNVWHLPFLCWMRGT